The genomic region TGTGCAAGCTGTGCAACGGCTGGGCAAGGTTCCTGATTCGCCACGACCACGACCGGCGTGTGCGGTTGGCGGCCGTTCAGTCGCCCGAAGGTCAGGCGCTATTGGCCTGGGCCGGGTTACCTTTGGATCAGTTCGACACCATCGCAGTGATCCGCGACAGGCATTACTGGGAGCGTTCGGAGGCGGTGTTCGAAATCATTGCGCAACTGCCTGCCCGCTGGCGCCCATTGCTGCTCCTGCGCGCCATCCCGCGCTTTCTTCGGGATTGGGCTTACGACCGCATCGCGCGTAAT from Pseudomonas yamanorum harbors:
- a CDS encoding thiol-disulfide oxidoreductase DCC family protein, whose translation is MPASHTRPTPAPLLKPGETVVLFDGVCKLCNGWARFLIRHDHDRRVRLAAVQSPEGQALLAWAGLPLDQFDTIAVIRDRHYWERSEAVFEIIAQLPARWRPLLLLRAIPRFLRDWAYDRIARNRYRLFGKYDTCLLPDPDHEQRFLKEQP